In a single window of the Micromonospora inositola genome:
- the rfbD gene encoding dTDP-4-dehydrorhamnose reductase → MSRLLVTGAGGMLGRDLLAVLRSRDDLSVTATTRADLDITDPEAVHAAVAGHDVVINTAAWTNVDAAEAQEQAATAVNGDAVANLAGACALTGARMIHVSTDYVFRGDATQPYQEDAPTSPVNAYGRSKLVGELAVTRLLPDTGHVVRTAWLYGQHGPNFVATMLRLAGERERLDVVNDQRGQPTWSYRLAEQLVALTDAALAGHASPGVYHGTASGETTWYDLARAVFTLRGLDPDRIRPTTSDRFPRPAARPSYSVLAHDRWAATKLGPLADWRSSLAEALASDAL, encoded by the coding sequence ATGAGCCGGCTGCTCGTCACCGGCGCCGGCGGCATGCTGGGGCGGGACCTGCTGGCTGTACTGCGTTCCCGGGACGACCTGTCGGTCACCGCCACCACCCGCGCCGACCTGGACATCACCGACCCGGAGGCGGTGCACGCCGCCGTCGCCGGGCACGACGTGGTGATCAACACCGCGGCGTGGACCAACGTGGACGCGGCCGAGGCTCAGGAGCAGGCCGCCACCGCAGTCAACGGCGACGCGGTCGCGAACCTGGCCGGCGCCTGCGCCCTGACCGGCGCCCGGATGATCCACGTCTCCACCGACTACGTCTTCCGCGGCGACGCCACCCAGCCGTACCAGGAGGACGCGCCGACCTCTCCGGTCAACGCGTACGGGCGCAGCAAGCTCGTCGGTGAGCTCGCCGTGACCCGGCTGCTCCCCGACACCGGCCACGTCGTGCGCACCGCCTGGCTCTACGGTCAGCACGGCCCCAACTTCGTCGCGACCATGCTGCGCCTCGCCGGGGAACGCGAGCGGCTCGACGTGGTGAACGACCAGCGGGGGCAACCCACCTGGTCGTACCGGCTGGCGGAGCAGCTCGTCGCGCTGACCGACGCCGCGTTGGCGGGCCACGCCTCCCCCGGCGTCTACCACGGCACGGCTTCGGGCGAGACCACCTGGTACGACCTCGCCCGCGCCGTGTTCACCCTGCGCGGCCTCGACCCCGACCGCATCCGGCCGACGACCAGCGACCGCTTCCCCCGCCCGGCAGCCCGTCCGAGCTACAGCGTCCTGGCCCACGACCGCTGGGCCGCCACGAAGCTGGGGCCGCTGGCGGACTGGCGGTCGAGCCTGGCCGAGGCGCTGGCCAGCGACGCCCTGTAG
- the rfbB gene encoding dTDP-glucose 4,6-dehydratase encodes MRILVTGGAGFIGSEYVRMLLGVPGGDVAGVPAVEPSAVTVLDKLTYSGNLNNLAPVREDPRLRFVQGDICDQALVDEVVAGHDVIVHFAAESHVDRSINGAAPFVTTNVLGTQTLLDAALRHGTHRFVHVSTDEVYGSIDEGSWTETWPLSPNSPYSASKAGSDLLALAYHRTHGMDVVVTRCSNNYGPYQFPEKVIPLFVTNLLDGGTVPLYGDGGNVRDWLHVHDHCRGIALAQDKGRAGEVYNIGGGTELTNKELTARLLEACDAGWDRVVPVADRKGHDRRYSLDISKISAELGYAPSIDLEHGLAQTVQWYRDNRAWWEPLKAATKPAAAA; translated from the coding sequence GTGAGGATTCTCGTCACCGGCGGAGCCGGGTTCATCGGGTCGGAGTACGTACGGATGCTGCTGGGCGTGCCCGGCGGCGACGTCGCCGGGGTGCCGGCCGTCGAGCCCTCCGCGGTGACCGTGCTTGACAAGCTCACCTACTCCGGCAACCTGAACAACCTCGCGCCGGTGCGGGAGGACCCGCGCCTGCGGTTCGTGCAGGGTGATATCTGTGACCAGGCGCTGGTCGATGAGGTCGTCGCCGGTCACGACGTGATCGTGCACTTCGCCGCCGAGTCCCATGTGGACCGGTCCATCAACGGGGCCGCCCCGTTCGTGACCACGAACGTGCTCGGCACCCAGACCCTGCTCGACGCCGCGCTGCGGCACGGCACGCACCGGTTCGTGCACGTCTCCACCGACGAGGTGTACGGCTCCATCGACGAGGGCTCCTGGACGGAGACCTGGCCGCTGTCGCCCAACTCCCCGTACTCGGCCTCCAAGGCCGGCTCCGACCTGCTGGCGCTGGCCTACCACCGCACCCACGGCATGGACGTGGTGGTCACCCGCTGCTCCAACAACTACGGGCCCTACCAGTTCCCGGAGAAGGTCATCCCCCTGTTCGTCACCAACCTGCTCGACGGTGGCACCGTGCCGCTCTACGGCGACGGCGGCAACGTCCGGGACTGGCTGCACGTGCACGACCACTGCCGGGGCATCGCGCTGGCCCAGGACAAGGGCCGCGCCGGCGAGGTCTACAACATCGGCGGCGGCACCGAACTGACCAACAAGGAACTCACCGCCCGGCTGCTGGAGGCCTGCGACGCCGGCTGGGACCGGGTCGTGCCGGTCGCCGACCGCAAGGGCCACGACCGCCGCTACTCGCTGGACATCAGCAAGATCAGCGCCGAACTCGGGTACGCGCCGAGCATCGACCTCGAGCACGGCCTGGCGCAGACCGTGCAGTGGTACCGGGACAACCGGGCCTGGTGGGAGCCGCTGAAAGCGGCCACCAAACCGGCCGCCGCCGCATGA
- the rfbA gene encoding glucose-1-phosphate thymidylyltransferase RfbA has product MRGILLAGGTGSRLWPITRAVSKQLMPVFDKPMVYYPLSTLVMSGVREILIITTPEDQDQFQRLLGNGSQWGLRLEYVTQARPEGIAQAFLLGADFIGDESVALILGDNIFHGVGLGRQLAGHGDPVGGRVFAYPVANPKEYGVVDFDPAGRVLSIEEKPAKPKSRYAVPGLYFYDNRVVDIARKLTPSARGELEITAVNETYREWGELSVTVLDRGTAWLDTGTFTSMMQAAEFVRVIEERQGMKIGCVEEVAWRAGLIDDEQLRTLAEPLAKSGYGTYLLSLLAEQPHGGTDR; this is encoded by the coding sequence GTGCGTGGAATCCTTCTCGCTGGTGGCACCGGCTCCCGGCTCTGGCCGATCACCCGGGCGGTGTCCAAGCAGCTCATGCCGGTGTTCGACAAGCCGATGGTCTACTACCCGCTCTCCACGCTCGTCATGTCCGGGGTGCGGGAGATCCTGATCATCACGACGCCGGAGGATCAGGACCAGTTCCAGCGGCTGCTCGGTAATGGCAGCCAGTGGGGCCTGCGGTTGGAGTACGTCACGCAGGCCCGCCCGGAGGGCATCGCGCAGGCGTTCCTGCTGGGCGCGGACTTCATCGGCGACGAGTCGGTAGCGCTGATCCTCGGCGACAACATCTTCCACGGTGTCGGCCTCGGCCGGCAGCTCGCCGGTCACGGCGACCCGGTCGGTGGCCGGGTTTTCGCGTACCCGGTGGCCAACCCGAAGGAGTACGGGGTGGTCGACTTCGACCCGGCCGGGCGCGTGCTGTCGATCGAGGAGAAGCCGGCGAAGCCGAAGTCCCGGTACGCCGTGCCCGGCCTGTACTTCTACGACAACCGGGTGGTCGACATCGCCCGCAAGCTCACCCCCAGCGCGCGGGGCGAGCTGGAGATCACGGCGGTCAACGAGACCTACCGCGAGTGGGGAGAGCTTTCCGTGACGGTGCTGGACCGGGGCACCGCGTGGCTGGACACCGGCACCTTCACCTCGATGATGCAGGCCGCCGAGTTCGTCCGGGTCATCGAGGAACGCCAGGGCATGAAGATCGGCTGCGTCGAGGAAGTCGCCTGGCGGGCCGGCCTGATCGACGACGAACAACTGCGGACGTTGGCCGAGCCGCTGGCCAAGAGCGGATACGGCACCTACCTGCTCAGCCTGCTCGCCGAGCAGCCGCACGGCGGGACTGACCGATGA
- a CDS encoding dTDP-4-dehydrorhamnose 3,5-epimerase family protein: MKIRPLSIEGAWEITPQQHGDPRGLFMEWYRFDRLADAVGHPLRLAQGNLSVSAQGVVRGIHFADVPPGQAKYVTCVRGAVVDMVVDIRVGSPTFGQWEAIRLDEVDRRAVYLSEGLGHGFCALTDDATLSYLCSTTYNPTGEHTVHPLDPQLAIDWPAETPLLSARDAAAPSLAQALESGLLPDYQRCQAFTARLSSGAGASAPGR; this comes from the coding sequence ATGAAGATCCGACCGCTGAGCATCGAAGGGGCCTGGGAGATCACCCCACAGCAGCACGGCGACCCCCGCGGGCTGTTCATGGAGTGGTACCGCTTCGACCGACTCGCCGACGCGGTCGGACACCCGCTGCGCCTCGCCCAGGGCAACCTCTCGGTCTCCGCGCAAGGAGTGGTCCGCGGCATCCACTTCGCCGACGTCCCACCCGGCCAGGCAAAGTACGTGACCTGCGTACGCGGGGCGGTCGTCGACATGGTCGTGGACATCCGCGTCGGCTCGCCGACCTTCGGCCAGTGGGAGGCCATCCGCCTCGACGAGGTCGACCGACGCGCCGTCTACCTCAGTGAGGGCCTGGGACACGGCTTCTGCGCGCTGACCGACGACGCCACCCTGAGCTACCTCTGCTCCACCACCTACAACCCGACCGGCGAGCACACCGTGCACCCCCTCGACCCGCAACTCGCGATCGACTGGCCGGCCGAGACGCCGCTGCTGTCGGCCCGGGACGCGGCCGCGCCGAGCCTGGCCCAGGCCCTCGAGTCGGGGCTGCTGCCGGACTACCAGCGCTGCCAGGCGTTCACGGCCAGATTGAGTTCGGGTGCGGGCGCCTCCGCTCCCGGACGGTAG
- a CDS encoding glycosyltransferase: MDVSIVVLAWEDYERTRACVLSLPAEAEIVVVDNGSSEGIRQALSEFCARQGVRYVQSDSNLGYAKGMNLGVRHTTRANVILSNNDIIVHEGAVERLLAALEDSTVGAAFPGVVTPSGVPQTEGGRFLSVRVGMAHATGLSLVVPSLRIIAEPTKADWLTGPFVALRRSTLDAIGGVDETSFFYGEDMRLCWAVRQRGLRLAYLPDAVITHEDDVTAKRRWSEEEISQRRTREFIRATRQMAGRRGQVASAAFVLGVLLRAAVGRNPVRRAIARGALEGLRVR, from the coding sequence TTGGATGTCTCGATTGTGGTCCTCGCCTGGGAGGACTACGAGCGCACGCGTGCCTGTGTGTTGTCGTTGCCCGCCGAGGCGGAGATCGTCGTCGTCGACAACGGGAGCTCGGAGGGCATTCGGCAGGCGCTGAGCGAGTTCTGTGCTCGACAGGGAGTCAGGTACGTCCAGTCCGACTCGAACCTGGGTTACGCCAAGGGGATGAACCTGGGCGTTCGACACACCACCAGGGCGAACGTCATCCTGTCGAACAACGACATCATCGTCCATGAGGGTGCGGTGGAGCGGCTGCTGGCGGCACTCGAGGATTCCACGGTGGGCGCCGCATTTCCCGGCGTCGTCACCCCGTCGGGGGTACCCCAGACGGAGGGTGGTCGCTTCCTCAGCGTGCGGGTGGGAATGGCCCACGCCACCGGCCTGAGTCTGGTTGTCCCGAGCCTGCGGATCATCGCCGAGCCGACGAAGGCGGACTGGCTGACCGGGCCGTTCGTGGCGCTGCGGCGGAGCACTCTCGACGCGATCGGTGGCGTTGACGAGACATCCTTCTTCTACGGCGAGGACATGCGCCTCTGCTGGGCGGTACGGCAGCGGGGCCTGCGCCTGGCGTACCTGCCCGACGCGGTGATCACGCACGAGGACGACGTCACCGCCAAGCGGCGCTGGTCCGAGGAGGAGATCTCACAGCGTCGGACGCGCGAGTTCATCCGGGCCACCCGGCAGATGGCCGGCAGGCGGGGCCAGGTGGCCAGCGCCGCCTTCGTGTTGGGAGTCCTGCTGCGGGCGGCGGTCGGCCGGAATCCGGTACGGCGGGCGATCGCACGTGGCGCCCTCGAAGGACTACGTGTCCGATGA
- a CDS encoding glycosyltransferase family 4 protein — protein sequence MKVLFVCTTGGSGRRQFGGAERILTEIIPAHARTNVDVIAATSDDEVGASLRESGVPWVNLSAASRVDLSYARALRHLVDEVKPDVVCAHLLSAAMHSRAALTTASRRTPLVVTMHTSLWQFRDTAPSLKRKASIQSNITLDLVMRRLRPHASVAVSQFEAEELRNRGHVKNVHLIPNPLPATWPAPTPARMPDPSRRLLVGYLGRVEPEKGVDLMPEVASLMPDTDFAIAGSGVLALDPRPNLECVGRVNAADFLRQLDCLVVPSRVEAFGLSALEAMSLGVPVVHSGAGGLAEVTRHAAGTLAFQSDLVPASIAAAIRQAVGATSPEQRHMVADWYAKEYAFDRCVERWQSLYRSLLTRNAT from the coding sequence ATGAAGGTGCTGTTCGTCTGCACCACGGGCGGCTCTGGCCGGCGCCAGTTCGGTGGCGCGGAGCGGATCTTGACAGAGATCATCCCCGCGCATGCCCGGACCAATGTCGACGTCATCGCCGCGACCTCTGACGACGAGGTAGGTGCCTCCCTCCGGGAGTCCGGAGTCCCGTGGGTGAATCTCAGCGCGGCCAGCCGGGTCGACCTGAGCTACGCCCGGGCACTCAGGCACCTCGTCGACGAGGTCAAGCCGGACGTGGTATGTGCCCACCTGCTCTCGGCGGCGATGCACTCCCGGGCCGCCCTGACCACGGCAAGCCGTCGTACGCCATTGGTGGTCACCATGCACACCAGCCTGTGGCAGTTCCGCGACACGGCACCATCACTGAAGCGGAAGGCCAGCATCCAGTCCAACATCACGCTCGACCTCGTCATGCGTCGCCTACGTCCGCACGCGAGCGTGGCGGTGTCGCAGTTCGAGGCGGAGGAGCTGCGCAACCGCGGCCACGTCAAGAACGTCCACCTGATCCCCAATCCCCTCCCGGCGACCTGGCCGGCTCCCACGCCGGCTCGGATGCCGGACCCGTCCCGCCGGCTCCTGGTCGGCTACCTGGGGCGGGTGGAGCCCGAGAAGGGCGTCGACCTGATGCCCGAGGTCGCGTCGCTCATGCCGGACACCGATTTCGCGATCGCCGGCAGCGGGGTGCTGGCCCTGGATCCCCGGCCGAACCTCGAATGTGTCGGCCGGGTCAACGCCGCCGATTTCCTGCGGCAGCTCGACTGCCTTGTGGTGCCGTCCCGGGTCGAGGCCTTCGGTCTGAGCGCCCTCGAGGCGATGTCACTGGGCGTGCCGGTGGTCCACTCGGGTGCCGGCGGCCTGGCGGAGGTCACCCGGCACGCGGCGGGAACGCTGGCGTTCCAGAGCGACCTCGTACCCGCGTCGATCGCCGCCGCGATCCGCCAGGCCGTCGGCGCGACGAGCCCGGAGCAGCGGCACATGGTCGCGGACTGGTACGCGAAGGAGTACGCCTTCGATCGGTGCGTGGAGCGGTGGCAGAGCCTCTACCGGTCGCTTCTGACGAGGAACGCCACATGA
- a CDS encoding O-antigen polymerase codes for MSFRTYLNIGLWVAAVAVVVPVFLINPATGVVAAFAAVAVIAVRSAFWLAVCSAAWSLVFLAVLTIPGPYDSPAGRGVIPVLGLFVACFLAAWYAGRRLAGDGRPDPAAEPEPGPPLWWIRPTDQSVRPGSSAAGRTRSTRPTLRWPSDNRLTAFLLVVLLIAIIGGALKFGTTLPPLFAENPDVARASLGEKSNIYVGLLAEAWTLGMAISLLRALNGKAEARWRYLLLVVVFTFGAALGASKNSVLVGIVPALVAALSTRRETAMSSRNRRIAALVVILIGLGAVGGAVYLGGQRTLAGTGTFEDQFRAQYGGNPIYTSVGSLDLSLSSSVETFGRLWEHRAEHELAWGRYSLTFTGSVGDRFLGPVDLYKVTGGLSQPFYMNTATFAAVPLMDYGPVGAAIFLALTGLCVGFVERRLGQTRSPAHHLGRAFLIYYATFGVYEFYPVIQPFWLSLVPGLVAFYLVSNPSRLVMPTWKP; via the coding sequence ATGAGCTTCCGGACGTATCTCAACATCGGGCTCTGGGTCGCCGCGGTCGCCGTCGTCGTACCGGTCTTCCTGATCAATCCCGCGACCGGCGTGGTGGCGGCATTCGCCGCCGTCGCCGTCATCGCGGTGCGGTCCGCCTTCTGGCTCGCGGTCTGTTCCGCCGCCTGGTCGCTCGTCTTCCTCGCCGTGCTCACGATCCCGGGACCGTACGACTCCCCGGCGGGTCGCGGCGTCATCCCGGTACTGGGGCTCTTCGTGGCCTGCTTCCTCGCCGCCTGGTACGCCGGCCGGCGGCTGGCCGGCGACGGCCGACCGGACCCGGCGGCGGAGCCGGAGCCCGGCCCTCCGCTGTGGTGGATCCGGCCAACGGACCAGTCGGTGCGCCCCGGCTCGTCGGCGGCTGGCCGGACCCGGTCGACCCGACCCACGTTGCGGTGGCCGTCGGACAACCGCCTCACGGCGTTCCTGCTGGTCGTGCTGCTCATCGCCATCATCGGAGGCGCGCTGAAGTTCGGCACGACGCTGCCTCCGCTCTTCGCCGAGAACCCGGACGTGGCCCGGGCGTCGCTGGGCGAGAAGTCGAACATCTACGTCGGTCTGCTCGCGGAGGCGTGGACGCTCGGCATGGCGATCTCCCTCCTGCGCGCGTTGAACGGCAAGGCGGAGGCCCGCTGGCGCTACCTCCTGCTGGTCGTGGTCTTCACGTTCGGCGCAGCGCTGGGAGCCAGCAAGAACTCGGTCCTGGTCGGCATCGTCCCGGCGCTCGTCGCCGCCCTCTCCACCCGCCGCGAGACGGCCATGAGCAGCCGGAACCGGCGGATCGCGGCGCTGGTCGTGATTCTGATCGGACTGGGCGCCGTCGGCGGGGCGGTCTACCTCGGCGGGCAGCGGACCCTGGCCGGCACCGGCACCTTCGAGGACCAGTTCCGGGCCCAGTACGGTGGCAACCCGATCTACACGAGCGTAGGGTCCCTGGACCTGTCGCTCAGTTCGTCGGTGGAGACGTTCGGCCGGCTCTGGGAACATCGCGCGGAGCACGAGCTGGCCTGGGGCCGTTACTCGCTGACGTTCACCGGTTCGGTCGGCGACCGGTTCCTCGGGCCGGTCGACCTTTACAAGGTCACCGGCGGGCTCAGCCAACCGTTCTACATGAACACCGCGACGTTCGCGGCCGTGCCGTTGATGGACTACGGTCCGGTCGGCGCGGCCATCTTCCTGGCCCTGACCGGGCTCTGTGTCGGCTTCGTCGAGCGCCGCCTCGGCCAGACCCGAAGTCCGGCGCACCATCTGGGGCGGGCCTTCCTCATCTACTACGCCACCTTCGGGGTCTACGAGTTCTACCCGGTCATCCAGCCGTTCTGGTTGTCTCTCGTGCCCGGTCTCGTCGCGTTCTATCTGGTCAGCAACCCATCCAGGCTGGTGATGCCCACGTGGAAACCCTGA
- a CDS encoding glycosyltransferase family 2 protein, with protein sequence METLTIVTVLYRSSDMLAETLPTWVRSADGLPVRFVFADNWPEDGCEKVIANCLDDDRYEYLPDSSNPGFAAGCNRAVASASTSHVLLLNPDVWLPDDALARICAAIAEDPGTPIAVGLAMHGGEFVGIDLNPISLFIDRSATVSRGPVGPSGGAAVFPTDLFRRFGGFDEHLFAWGEDADLAFRLYASGVRTRPLDLVLPHAGGHSVEGDNKLQGFRAFLLARNRLLVAARTFTWPLMLVAIPMLALAHLALAARRVRQGLLRPFLRGVGRGLREGPAARRRWKGKRFGFASLFSYLTVRRA encoded by the coding sequence GTGGAAACCCTGACGATCGTCACGGTGCTCTACCGGTCCAGCGACATGCTCGCCGAGACGCTGCCCACCTGGGTCCGGAGTGCCGACGGGCTTCCGGTGCGGTTCGTCTTCGCCGACAACTGGCCGGAGGACGGCTGCGAGAAGGTCATCGCCAACTGTCTGGACGACGACCGGTACGAGTACCTTCCAGACTCGTCGAATCCGGGGTTCGCGGCCGGCTGCAACCGGGCGGTGGCGAGCGCGTCGACGAGTCACGTTCTCCTGCTGAATCCGGACGTCTGGCTGCCCGACGACGCGCTGGCCCGGATCTGCGCCGCCATCGCCGAGGACCCCGGTACGCCGATCGCGGTCGGTCTGGCGATGCACGGCGGCGAGTTCGTCGGCATCGACCTGAACCCGATCTCGCTGTTCATCGACCGGTCGGCCACGGTGTCCCGCGGGCCGGTGGGTCCGTCGGGCGGCGCCGCCGTCTTCCCGACCGACCTGTTCCGCCGGTTCGGCGGGTTCGATGAGCACTTGTTCGCCTGGGGCGAGGACGCCGATCTGGCCTTCCGGCTCTACGCGTCCGGCGTACGCACCCGTCCGCTGGACCTGGTGCTACCGCACGCAGGCGGCCACAGCGTCGAGGGTGACAACAAGCTCCAGGGCTTCCGTGCCTTCCTGCTGGCCCGCAACCGGCTTTTGGTCGCGGCCCGGACCTTCACCTGGCCGCTGATGCTCGTCGCAATACCGATGCTCGCGTTGGCGCACCTCGCGCTGGCCGCCCGCCGGGTGCGTCAGGGCCTGTTGCGACCGTTCCTTCGCGGCGTGGGACGTGGCCTGCGGGAGGGGCCGGCCGCCCGTCGGCGATGGAAAGGCAAGCGGTTCGGCTTTGCATCCCTGTTCAGCTATCTGACGGTTCGGAGAGCGTGA
- a CDS encoding glycosyltransferase family 2 protein: MERQAVRLCIPVQLSDGSESVMAGRHWSVVTVTYNSAATLRRCWRGETKPYEWIVVDNCSDDDSVKVAEELGARVIRLPENVGFAKANNVGLREAAGEHVLFANPDLEICPDGFDVLRRHLDAHGGLAAPQLLSSEGVPQANGRGFPYATAKLGNRKLWPLSRLHASYRLTAEPGAAVWVAWVMGAAVAARTADFIELGGWNERFFLYYEDHELGLRAWRRGFPVALLGDVRWTHHWGRATNSFRWSRAHTLELQSARTFFGMFPEFLVGFPPAARRHRQAATLIGSPVSAAPVTTNGEPPAAPSQPGLQVP, encoded by the coding sequence ATGGAAAGGCAAGCGGTTCGGCTTTGCATCCCTGTTCAGCTATCTGACGGTTCGGAGAGCGTGATGGCAGGACGTCACTGGAGTGTCGTGACGGTCACCTACAACTCGGCGGCCACGCTGCGCCGGTGCTGGCGCGGCGAGACCAAGCCGTACGAGTGGATCGTCGTGGACAACTGTTCCGACGACGACTCGGTCAAGGTCGCCGAGGAGTTGGGCGCCCGGGTGATCCGGCTACCGGAGAACGTCGGCTTCGCCAAGGCCAACAATGTCGGGCTACGCGAGGCGGCGGGTGAGCACGTCCTGTTCGCCAACCCGGACCTGGAAATCTGTCCGGACGGCTTCGACGTGCTGAGGCGGCACCTCGACGCGCACGGCGGTCTGGCAGCGCCCCAGCTGCTCTCGTCGGAGGGCGTTCCCCAAGCCAACGGCCGCGGATTTCCCTACGCCACCGCGAAGCTGGGCAACCGGAAACTCTGGCCGTTGTCCCGGCTGCATGCCTCGTACCGGCTGACGGCCGAGCCTGGTGCGGCAGTCTGGGTGGCCTGGGTGATGGGCGCCGCAGTCGCCGCACGGACTGCGGATTTCATCGAGCTGGGCGGATGGAACGAGCGGTTCTTCCTCTACTACGAGGACCACGAGCTCGGTCTGCGTGCGTGGCGCAGGGGTTTTCCGGTGGCACTGCTCGGCGACGTCCGGTGGACCCATCACTGGGGCCGCGCGACGAACTCGTTCCGGTGGTCGCGGGCGCACACGCTGGAATTGCAGAGCGCCAGGACATTCTTCGGCATGTTTCCGGAGTTCCTGGTCGGCTTCCCTCCGGCCGCCCGCCGGCACCGGCAGGCGGCAACCCTGATCGGCTCGCCCGTGTCGGCCGCGCCGGTCACCACGAATGGCGAGCCGCCAGCGGCGCCATCCCAGCCGGGGCTTCAGGTCCCCTGA